Proteins co-encoded in one Stomoxys calcitrans chromosome 5, idStoCalc2.1, whole genome shotgun sequence genomic window:
- the LOC106088230 gene encoding putative uncharacterized protein DDB_G0271606 gives MEKIRYRFIACFVVLLSALLQTCQSQQNTLFNQSPFQRNPQNFQRQQLRQRQQLQLQQAQQQPLFPNTPLGTINPLQPISPLLSQGVYRNYNQNFVPITAYQNELNYDGSFQYGYAAGDGTTAQAQGYVKNLGLGEAVEAQVVQGSYSYTSPEGTPITVRYIADENGFRAEGAHIPTPPPIPDAIAKSLQFIASTQPYQDGQISPNLNPYQTPFRQFSNVLRPGQTQLTPLQLQQQQRFLQQQQNSGQYQPESQFGFPQSPLTPGGNQFQTSLQGNSQGNFLQQQNLHQQQQQLNKQQQQQNDQQHQQQQQQQQQQQQLATQELRARPNQLVNPFGYNPYRRFKKSVTKLTAKKE, from the exons TTTATTGCCTGCTTTGTGGTGCTTTTGAGCGCTCTACTACAAACATGCCAGTCTCAGCAAAACACTCTCTTTAACCAATCGCCCTTTCAACGAAATccacaaaattttcaacgccaGCAGCTAAGGCAGCGTCAACAATTGCAGCTGCAACAAGCCCAGCAACAACCGCTGTTCCCGAACACTCCATTGGGCACAATTAATCCCCTGCAACCCATATCGCCGCTGTTATCACAG GGTGTCTATCGCAACtataatcaaaattttgttcccATAACAGCGTACCAAAATGAGCTCAACTATGATGGCAGTTTTCAATATGGCTATGCTGCGGGAGATGGTACCACCGCTCAAGCTCAGGGTTATGTTAAGAATTTAGGTTTAGGCGAGGCAGTGGAAGCGCAAGTGGTTCAAGGCTCATACTCGTACACTTCACCCGAAGGaactccaataactgtgcgttATATAGCCGATGAAAATG GTTTCCGTGCGGAGGGAGCCCATATACCTACACCGCCTCCTATTCCCGATGCTATTGCTAAATCTTTGCAATTTATTGCCAGCACCCAGCCCTATCAGGATGGCCAAATTAGTCCCAATCTGAATCCCTATCAAACTCCCTTCCGTCAGTTCTCCAATGTTCTGAGGCCAGGACAAACTCAGTTGACACCTTTGCAATTGCAACAACAGCAAAGATTCTTGCAGCAGCAACAAAATTCTGGACAATATCAGCCAGAATCACAGTTTGGCTTTCCCCAATCACCGCTCACACCAGGTGGCAATCAGTTTCAAACATCATTACAGGGTAACTCGCAAGGTAATTTTCTACAGCAACAGAATCTtcatcagcagcaacaacaattgaacaagcagcagcagcaacaaaatgaccaacaacatcagcagcagcagcaacaacaacaacaacagcagcagttagCCACACAAGAGCTTCGGGCACGACCCAATCAATTGGTGAATCCTTTTGGCTACAATCCCTATAGGCGATTTAAGAAGTCGGTGACAAAATTAACCGCAAAAAAAGAATAG